The following proteins are co-located in the Silene latifolia isolate original U9 population chromosome 1, ASM4854445v1, whole genome shotgun sequence genome:
- the LOC141643921 gene encoding secreted RxLR effector protein 161-like, translated as MSTAKSIDTPSAPNAHLFVAFSPKSAEEKEYMSRVPYSSAVGSLMYAMVCTRPDLAQSVSVVSRFMGDPGKEHWQAVKRIFRYLKGTSDVGLIYGGDRECLVSGYSVSDYAGDVDSRRSMTGYVFTLGGSVVSWKATLWPTVTLSTTEVEYMALTAATKEGIWLKGLVSDLGLHQEQAIVF; from the coding sequence ATGTCTACTGCTAAATCTATAGATACTCCTAGTGCACCGAATGCACATCTGTTTGTTGCTTTCTCACCCAAGTCAGCTGAAGAAAAGGAGTACATGTCCCGAGTTCCGTACTCTAGTGCAGTAGGTAGTTTGATGTATGCTATGGTCTGCACTAGACCTGATTTAGCACAGTCAGTCAGTGTGGTGAGCCGGTTTATGGGTGATCCAGGTAAAGAACACTGGCAAGCAGTGAAGAGAATTTTTCGGTACCTTAAGGGTACATCTGATGTTGGTCTCATTTATGGAGGTGATAGAGAGTGCCTTGTGTCAGGGTACTCAGTTTCTGATTATGCAGGAGATGTTGACAGCAGACGATCAATGACTGGTTATGTTTTCACTCTTGGTGGTTCAGTCGTCAGTTGGAAGGCTACATTGTGGCCTACAGTTACTTTATCTACTACTGAAGTAGAGTATATGGCGTTAACCGCAGCAACTAAAGAGGGTATCTGGTTAAAAGGATTGGTCAGTGATTTGGGTCTACATCAGGAGCAAGCTATTGTATTCTAG